In Silene latifolia isolate original U9 population chromosome 6, ASM4854445v1, whole genome shotgun sequence, the genomic window TATGATATATGAATGTAAATGAAAGTAAGAGAGAAAATATGGGGACACAAGTTATCACACTCTCTCCTATTTTTTTTTATGCGCATTCTAACTCTCACCCAACCTATAAGGCCTTATTCTTCTAGTCTTAACTAGTGTAGTTCTCGTACTATAGTACGATATTTATTAGATTGGAGTATgattatttgtataaatcgactgtacttttaatttaatgttatagtGTACTAAGCATAATATTATTAAGAGATAGAAAAAAAAGTTTACTTACCATCAAAGAACACATTAAATTACGTTGTTTTTGTCTTAAATTGTTAATAATATCTTATAATGTTAAATCATTACATGCATCTAATTTAGTACATTAATAATACATTAAATAAGATATCAGATCTCTAAATAAAACGCGTATTAATCTTATAAAATAAACCGGTAAAAAACGATATACTACGGATGTTAAAAGACGTTTacaaattattaaattacattttCACTTCTTTTTTCCAATTAATATAGCTAATTAGTGGTGGTGTAAATTCACAATAGCCTACCATCATTAATTTGGTGAGAATGAGAAGATTTGAGCGGTAGAATACAATAGTGGGTCCCTACAGCTTGAGCGTAATATTAGAAAGCAATATACCGTATAATTTGCAACTTGAGCGCAATATTCATGTTGAGCGGGATTTTCCTACGTAtgttaatcttttagtatataggggataaAGGGGGATTGATATGTTGTAAAGATTGCATAATATATTAGGAGTAATTAAATGATATGATGTTATTTTTTCGGATTTTATCTCTGATGAATTGGTATAAGATATTGTATATTGtgggtaatttattgtgattcgAGATATTGTGATTTGAGATTTTCGAAATAATATTGTTAGCATTGCATAGTTTGAGGGGCAAATTATAGTTTGTTTCCCTATAAGATTGTATAATTAGAAAAGTCAAAGCATAATTTATTTCCATGTATAAGATTTCAAGAATTATCACGTTATAATTTTAGTAATGATGCCAAATCAATGCAAAATCAATTAGCTTAAGTCGAGGGTCCAACTTAGAACGTGCTTTGTGCTGTTTACAATCCATAAGACAGGCCCATCAAAGTGGGAAAACACTTAGGCGGGAAAATactaagagaattttattctcttagtagtagggggatttcagctcatttcagttcagttcaacttcaTTTAATTCAGTTTAACTCTTcatttcacaaattaactcttagaTCAATTCAgctccaataagttcagttcagttcagttaagaTAGTTTCAATACAAGAGAACGATACCTATGACCCTATTCTTTCTGACTTTttaaagctgaactgaactgaatggaacGTAGTCGAactaaactgaattgaacttaatagagctgaatGAACTGAACCGAATTGAAATGAACTGAACTAAGTTGATTGGAGCTGAGCTaaactaaaataataataataataataaataataattataaaaaataaaaaaaattataaaaaataaaaaaaattataaaaaataaaaataataattaataataattataatataataataataataataataataatgactatTATTACTATAAGAAGAAGACGAACATTActactattaataataatattaataatcatAATTATACTAATGTCTAATAGACGACATGCTAGACATTGGAAAAATGGTTGGATGAGAGTTAGTATTGCTGCAACCTGCTACTATATATGGGATGAGAGGAACTCTCGAGTTTTCAAAGGCCTTGAACGAACTGCTGAACAGCTATTGCATGTTATTAGAGTCACTGTTAATAGTCGCGTTTTAAGCAAAATCTCTTGCTTACAATATGAGATGGCTGCTGGAAGACTAAATCTCATGTAGATTTAGTTTAGCCTTAGGGATATTGTTTTGTTTGGAACCTTGTCCTTTTTATTTCCCTTGATGGATGAATAAAATGGACTATAAttccttgcaaaaaaaaaaaaattatactaatttgacTTATTAGCTAGGTAGCCGCCACCACAAATCATAAATCACCATCAATCTAAATTAGGTGCAAGAATGAAGCAACATTTTGCTATATTGTTGTTCAAAGCCTAGCTTGTATATCACCATCAATTTCAttatcatattaataataatatttttctaATTTGAGCGATTAGGTAGCCACCACGAACCACCATcaatcttaatttaattaattaaataaataaatatcaacaaaccctaatttcatctttaacaaacaaataaaatttgattaattaattaaactaaacaaataatattaataattgataaaaaaTTAAATTACTTTATTAGTATTCATcttttaagtcatttgagcaattgGATTAAGTTTGAGGGAAAATGTTGATTTAAGAGTTTATTTGGTCCGATTTTGGGTCAAAATGGTACAAAATGGAACGTTTATGAAAAAATgcatgtgaaagagtaaagtttgtatatgaaaaacaattatGTATTAATATTAAAATAATAAGATTAGCAATAGTAATATtattaagaataataatattaaaattaataataacaatgttattaattattattaataattaatattaatattcatgatattcataatattattattatattaatatcaatattattgattttaataatcataatattcattataataacaataaaaggatGATTAATGAACAATCAATCAATTTTTATAATattgatataataataatattaatatttataaataaataatattaattatattaataaaaaactattaagtttaagatgaGTAGAACTGAAATGGGCTGCATTTtgtggagctgaactgaactgaatgaaactGAACTGGATAGAGTTGAGCTGGACTAAAACGAGTTGAAAATAATACAGAAAGAAAGAGGGCTTAAGTCTATAACCATATTACCCTACCTGTATTAGCATCAATCCGTATGACCTGACTTGAACAGTTGTAGGCAAAGTCCTGGACTTATGTTTGGACCAACCCAAAATGTGAACACAAATTGGGTAAAGCCCATAACGGTGATACGAAACCAAATTATCAAATCTAGGGCTCCTTTTAACCCCATAAATAAATACTCTTGACAAATCTTAAACCTCAAAAACCTACTTGTATTGTGCCGTCTCCTTGttccaaaaaccaaaaaacatCAAGAGCAAGATGGGAGTATACACGTTCATCTGCAAGAAATCAGGAAGTGCATGGAGCGCCAAGCAACACGATGGCGACCTAGAATGCTCTGGTGACTCCGAGCACTCTCTTCAGAATCAACTCCTTCAAACTGCCCTTAAAACCGGTGACTCTGGTTCTGTTCAGTCTTCTTTCTCTTACATCACTCCTTCATCCGCCGTTGCTCAGGTATAGCTTCGATCTGGAttttatttgatttgatttgatgaTTCATATGATGTATTCTTTGTAAACTTGCATTGTTGGGTAGAATTTGGGTTAAGTTTATGGTGTTTATGTGTGATTTACTATCTGGATTTTGGTTATTTATATTCTTTAGGCATCCATAAATATATGGCCATCGAGAGGATGAGGTGTGATGTATATTATGTAGAATTTACCATTCATTAGTCATCATGTCATGTCATGTCATGTCATGTATGTGATTTTGGTAGATTGACAGATATTGTGCACAACATTTGTTTTGCGTATTTGCTGCACTGCTTAAATTTTAATTTATGCTTCTTGTTATTAGTTTGTTACTCAAACTTGTAATGTTTAGTCGGATTGATCCCAGCGCGCGTTCCGATCTATTACTACTTTGGATTGTCAAATTTTTAAGATTTGTGAGATGTATTTTAATCCAATGGGGCAATTCCTATGCTGTTGAGGTGAGATAAGTGAGCACCTACCTTCACTAGTTCGATTTAGTTTACGTATGGAGGGTATTTCAAGCCCTTGAAGGTTATACACCAACCCTTCAACCCTATATACATACTGGTTTGTACTGGTCTCAAGTGCAAGTTTGTCTCAGGTTGGAGAGTATAGGTTTTTTCAAGTATAGATAAAGTTGGTTGCATCCATTAACATAGTTTATATTATTGATTTGTGACAGGTGATCATTGGTGGTGCTGTTGCTGCTTcctttgttggtggtggtggaggtggtgcAGCCGCTCCTTCAGGTGGAGCAGCTGCTGCTGAAGCTCCCAAGGAAGAGAAGAAGGCAGAGAAGGAAGAGAGTGAGGATGAAGACATGGGTTTCTCTCTCTTTGATTAGGCTCTTTACATGTGATGGATCCGATGGTTTCTTTTGCTTGTGCGTCTCTCaaatgtttgtttttgtttaggtTTGCCCAAATATTATCAACTTATTTTCTCATCATAGCCTATGATTTCACAGCCTACTTTTAAATTTTTATTCCCTTCAATGTATCGGATGGAGCCTCTTATTCGTTTTGGAGTTCTATGGTGATTAAATTTCGGATTATCCAAGTACGTGGTGGGTAAATTGTTGTGTACTACTGCTACAAAGTGCAGAACCGTTGGTTACTTTTTTCATTGAATTCTCTGATTTGCACCTTGTTGTCGCAGCTGTATGTAAAGCCTGTAATGGTACTTGGGGTAACTTGGGCACTGGATTGTTCTCTTTATGGCCTCTCACTCAATTGCAGTACCTAAACAGAGTAGATTGTTAGTTACGTATGTACTTATCGAGTTATGACATGAAGTCGGGACCTTTTTTTGGAAAGCTTGATTGGATTTCTCACACACGTTCGGGAATGTACTTCCATTACTGCAATCGATCAATACTGTGATATTGCCATCTATAGTCTGCACACTGCACGTTACAGCGTTTACACATTTGTTTTCAACATTTTTAGACTTGTGCTAAAGGTCATAATTAtgcctttttttaaaaaaataaaaataaaataaaggccAACCCACAAAGTTCTCTACTCTAAAATTCAAAGGAACTTCATAATCGTCCGTATGAGATTCAACCTTTGGAAAAGGATAATTAGATTGTATTAGAGCTGGTAAACAATGACACGATACAAAATTAACTTGTTTGGGTTGAGCCTTAATGACCAATATATGTAAGTGGATTGACATGAGATCGAATGACCTATTTAATAAACGTAGTATTTAATAAACGTAGTTTATTTTAGTACGGAGTACTCTTTGCACaacatttttcatttcatatccCCTAACGAAAAAAAACCTCCAAAATTTTATtcgctcaaaaaaaaaaaaaaaagaatgcaaCTTCTAAACTAATCAAATTTCTTGATAATTTTAATATGTAACGCATGATAAATTGATCAGTGCAAATTATTGATCAAACTACTTGATCAAATTGACATTATTTTTACAGGATGTTTTATAGAGTTTGGTTTTTTTAAATTTAGGGTTGTGGTTAATTGCAAACAACATATCAATAATGAAAACACAAAATCTTGTTTgtgacggagggtatccgtcacaaacaagagacgGGTACCATATTGTCTCACAAAAAAACCATAGGGGGTGAGAGAaggagcacatggggtgggtgcccaccttgtcccctctacccatttccactcacaaaataaccgtcgcaagatccgacccgtcacaagggagacctacTGTAATGAAAATTAGTGTTGGGTATTGGTGGCTGTCGGTGTGGATAGAGGACGACGGTTACTTGGTTGCGCGCAGTGGCGACGTCGGGATTGGGAGCTAGGGAATCGTGAGGAGTAAATAAGAGTTGGTAAGAGTGAAGGTGGCTGGGCGAGCACGCCGGTGAGGCATGTGGTTGGTAGTGGCTGGTGGTTACGACTTACGACAGGGTATCAGGTGGACGGGTGGTAGATGGGTGGCCGAAGAGTGGTGCTAGGGTGGTTCGTTGTTGCACTTGATTGCATAGTACATggttttctttgatttttagggtttttctaTTTCGATGTAGTACACGGTAATCTCTACTTTGTACAGGTGATATAAGGCGATCATGGTTAGTTGGAAAGAATGGTTAATCTTATTTTTTCTTAATCCTCTATTACATAAACATATACTCCATAAACTTTTCAAATATTGACATGGCACGAAAACACGACATGAAATTGACGGGTTTGAGTTGatgcttgatgacccatttatgtaagtgaaTCAACATGAACACGACATGAGAATTAATTGGGCcgggtttgggttgaagggtTCGTGACCCATATATACATATAACAGTAACACGAACACGAACCGGACATGATCGATCTATTTGCCAGGTCTATCACGATCCCGCTTTATCCAAAAAGGGTCTTTTATGACCTCGTATCTCCtcctctctctctaaaaaaaaaccctctctaaaaacctagcctccattattattcgggggcttccatcgatcatccatcgatggtaagccccacaaaagctttcttaaaacaactaatattatgcagatctatcttttttttcaataatagtctcccttttggtgagatctgttgttccgttccttctttcggggtttttccattttttcgtgggattgttatcaatataataagttttaatcgacggggagattatcagatttgtttcgtggatgaatacatcaagacggctaccctccatcaagaaggatgcaaagacatcgattattcatagattcaagaaatttatgattttggagCGGCAGCGCCATTACCAGTATTTAGATAgttattttgaatgtatttttacGCTAAAGAATCTTGATTTTGTCTATTTATCATTTGTTATCTTCGTTTCAGAACCTCACGCtagttgattattaatgagatgacaatttcaaaaaaaaaaaaaaaaagggtcttTTATGCTTTCAACCAAACTAGTGACAATTGAAGAATGCGATCATCTGATCGCCTATTTTACGCTTTCAACCGTGACAATTGAATTATGCAAACTTGTTTTCTAAAATTTGGAAAAAGTCGGTTCGTAACCCCACCCCTAGTGATTGCATAACTTTGAATTATATCTGCTAACCTAGTACCTACCGACACCGTTACCCCAAGTttttttttagtaaataaaattggCAGCACTACAACGTGCCTATCTTCGTATTGTTTTCATTGACTTTGATTACTTGCTTATATCAACTTTATTAACTTCAATAAACAATCTACAGAGTATTTTGTTGATAAAGCTTGCACGCTTTTAAATCCTGACTAACAAAAATATTCACTATTAAGCTATTCAAAACATTCATAAACATGACCAAATGATGCACTAAACAGGGACATCCATTGTGAATAGTGATAGACGAGAACTTTTGAGACACAGAGCTAACATTGCTGTCATCAGTAAGTAAGATAATTCTCAGAAGAGTAACCAGAATGTTAATCATGATCGTAAAAACAATCCAAGATATTATTTACAATCACCAAAATTATTCCCAAACAAAATATTATACTCTATAGCATCATACTACTTACTCCATATTTTCGTTTACAGAGTCGGTGAAATGCGATAGTTACATTTACCAAAATCAGCACTGGTAGCTTACTATTTACATTAGTAAACAAAAACCCAAGTTCTAAGTGAATAAAGGCCATTTTACCGCGCTAATTTGTAGTTTACGAAATTTTGAAGGTAAGAAAACTAGACATGCCCAAACTAATCTATGCAGTTTCAGCATCGTCAAGTGGTAGTAAAGATGGACCAAGGAGTTGACGCTTCCTTAGCCAGTACTGCTGGAACCTCTGCCTTGCATACTCCTTGTAATCGAAGTCGATCTTATTCACATAAGCCTGTAAAACCATGTCCGATAAGGTTGAGGTATTAGAATAAATGAAAGGTAAGTTCAATTCAGAAGATTAATTCCGGATTAATTTGAAATCGGCTAACATGAACGCGTCTTACCGAGATGATGCCCCAAAGGCCCCAGAAGAGATGGTTTGCAAGTGAGTACTTCTCAACAAGTTGCAGAAAGTCTTCCACTTCACTCCCACTAGGTTCTTCTCCTGCGGTCCCATGTCAAATGGCAGTGAATCACTTTTAGTTCTCGAAAATGAAATATTAAAGTTGTATTCTTCTAGAATTTATACCTCGCTTTCTAAATCTAAATTCATTATAGTAAAAGTGTGAACTTTCTGTACTTTGCTTTACTAACTATAGACAATGGAGTAACACTTTAATCCATCAATAAATCTCAAATGTAGTCTAATGCGACAGTATAGATAGGATAGGGCACGGGAATACCATGTCCCAACTTTTTGATGTCCTCGTAATTATTAAAATTGATGACTGAAAGCAGGAAATTCAGTATGAAATATCTAGTTTACGGTAAAAAAAACACTAAAATTCCTGAATCTGTGACAAAGACGAAAGACGGTGATTGATTTGTTATCGTTTGGTTATAGGAATCTCTTGTTAGTACGTTTCCAGCTGACGAATTACGTAATTTTCATGTGTCACATCTTGCAAATGTCTAATATAGCTGCTGTAATACTTTCTGGTCAGATGTCACAACTTGCAACTACCACCAACTTTAGAATTTATACCTTCCATGATATTCAGACCAATAATTTAGATTGCAGGAAACATGACAGCTTGCAGATCGACTAACCTGATGAGCTCAAATAAGCATAGATGAATCTTCCGCGCTCCTCTTGATCTGGTATAACAAACAAATGAACATGTTAGACTCTGAAATCACAGTTACGATAACAAATGAAGTATTTTGATAGGCAAATCTTCATAAACTAACCTGGGTATTTGCTGTAATCGAGTATATGAGGAGTATCAGAATGATAATTGGCAGCCATTTCACAAAAGTGATTAGCAAGGTCATAAGCAACAGGGTTATAGCTTGAGTACTCGTAGTCCTGCACAAAATTTACAAATCAGATCCAACTGTTACATGCATTACATAAATCATACCAGGAGAAGTTCGAGTTTTTGCTTACAATAAGTGTGATTGCTTTAGTTTCCTCATCCATCATTATGTTTCCATACTGAAGGTCATTATGACAAAACCCGATCTCTTGATCATCCAGTGTCAGCTCTTTTTCAATCTCCTGGATTTCGTCATCTAGACGGTCTAGTCCAAACACCTTGATATCAGTTTCTGAACATAAGTTCTTAGCCTTCCTCAACCAACGCCTACATGTCAGGAAAATTGATAAGACAATCGGAAATCTCAGAAAGTTAACAAATCATCTGGTCATTTTCTCAAGGAATCAGTACCTTAGTCTGCTCCACAAGACAGCAGTTTTTGCGCCAGGCATGTTAAGGCTGTGAAATTCCTTCATTTTAGATGCTATTAAAGCTGATATTTCTGGGTCACGCAAATCTTCTGCTGATAGTGTCTGATACCCACACAAATTCATCAGTCTTTTGAAAACCGGTTTTACATTAATATAACGTGAGGTCAAACCACTCAATTATAAAATCCACCAATATACCCTTGCTAGTCTCATTATTCAGAATGCCCCATGATAACATTAAGACGAGAGCGTCTCAAGAGGGAAATTCCGTAAAAAGATAGAACTCATTAAGAGATTTTAACAAACATATTCCGTATCATCTAAATATACCATTTTGTTAGCACAGTTGATAGATCAAAACTATGCAATACGTAGAAAAGATCAGTTGCATACGAAAAGCTTATAGTTCTCTTCAAATAATCGAACGAAAAGAAAAACGACAGTTACAGAAAACAGAAAAACAAGAAAGCTGTCCAACAGAAAATTACTCAAGAAGGCAACAATTATGACAAGGCAAAATTTCAGCATTAATTCATACACATTCTAACCAAATTAGGtgtattatttactaatttaggATATGATCACAAAATGACAACTTGAAACAAGAAAGATTATGACTAATATGAACTGAATTGTTAGTTGCATACCCTGGCATGAATGAACTCCTCAACGCGACCATCAGGGAAGCGGCCAAGAAGACGAGGACCTTGACCATGGTGAGATAAGCATTCAAAGGTACGAATTTCATCATCCCGGTTGAAAAAGATGTCAACCCCATCACCATAAATTCTAACCAGAACTTTCCTATGAAGATCAGTCTTTTCAGTAAGCCAAATTATTTGAAACACTTGATTAGTCATGGCTCCACTTAATGCCTTGACTTGAATTTCAGTCGGGTTTTCGACATCTTCCCAAGTCGATGCCAATGTTACAAGAATTTGCATCAATTCTTCGGGCAATGATCCGTTTAAGAACCCGTTTGTCTTGATTGCCATTTTGTTACAGGATTGAACTTTGCAGGATAGAAATCAGAAAAATGTTTGTTGGTGTTTTTGAATTTGGATTGAATGTTATGGTACCTTGACACAAAGGGAAACAAAATATCAAGAATTGGTGATTTATATATAGAATTAAAAGGTGCAGAATATTAATAATTAGACCATATCAATATCAACTTGTATTGACCAAAGAATAACTACTTTAGTGAGCCTAACTTAAACTTGGTTCAATTGAACAAGTAAACTAGCCATATGTATATAAGAATAACAAATTGTAACAAAAGTCTCGCCCAAAAATGACGCGATCATATATATGTTGGTGACAAAATGGCCAATGTGCACCAAAGTTAGCAGCTACGGGTTATCTTGTCCTAAAAAAAATGCGAGGTGAAGTAACCTAAGTTAAGCTAAACAGAAGTCGATTCGGAAATAACCAACTAAATGGATACACAAGGATCTGATTCTGTAGTTATGATTGACaaaaaataaatgagaaaaacagGCATCGACCAAAGTGGGGAGCTGAATAATTTGACTAGAAAGAACCAAAACAAAACTTTATAACAACCATTGCTTtatctttcattctttttcaattCAATTTTTTAATTATACATTAAAATTGAACAACAGAATTAACAAAATTCTCCAATAACAAGAACCCATTTGGAAAAAGATACAATCTTTCAACTTTTTATTGTTCTAAAgaaatttaaattaaaaaaaacaataaattatGCTTTAAATTTCCCAAATTGAAACAATCCAAGATGATAATAACCCAGAAATGGGATGAAAAGTTTGAAAttggaaagaaaatcaaaaaaaaatgttttatatactgaaggttaaCTTACCAAGGAAGAAAATAATTGAAAGGATTCAGAAATGAAGAAAGTTAGTTGCATAAATGAGCGGGGATATTGGGGGATAAGGCCAATTTATGAAGGGATTTTACGTGTGAATGTCCAGCGTGTTatattatttttgattttttattgttTCCCGGTAATTTAAACATGTTACGTAACTGACACGCATTGAGTATTGAATCGCGAACAATACGAGTGACTCCTGACCGACCAATGAGCAGTGTCCATTTGCCATGTTAGAGGTTATATGCAACTCTAGTATAATTTCGTCTTATAGAACGGATCCAAAACGAGAATAATCGAAAATAACATTTTTACGAAATCACATCAAGTGACTAATCgagtaaaatttatttttattcGTCGGGTGGTTTCACCGATATACGTGGTTTTGCGCTATCACGTATATCCGCGAGTTTCGTCTGACACCGGGAAGGTAGCGGTGCAATTAAccgttaccaaaaaaaaaaaaaaaaaaaaaaaaaactaatcgaGTAACGTAAATCAACCAAAGCGACAACACAATGCTATGTGTAGACAGCTATGTCTATACCTTCCTCAAGCTTGCGTTTTGATGATATTTCATAAGTCGGCTTATAATGCGTTACTCGAAAATATCGATCCACCTCTGAGTCGTCATCTGTATTCCATTACGgctattttgacaataattagtgTCAATTTTGAGTTCGAGTTAAAATTGTCTCCTCTTTCATATTCCATCTCGTTCCGAGTTCGAAAATTCTGGAAATTCACAAAAATATTATTCTCGTTTTAGAGTTTGAGTCGTGCATCCTAAAAGAAACATTCATTTACTTCTCCTTGCAATCCGCAAACGCGCGTTCTCTGATTACACTCTTAATTAATCAAACTTTGCTTTAACAAAGACACCCTCTACACATAAAGTTCCTAGTAACAATTAAAGCCGACTTAGTTTTATCTTGAAACGCTAACATGTAACTATGAGACTATGGGAGTAAGTAATTATCCTATATTtgtatcatatttattgttttcaTATTTTCATATAAGTTTTCCTAATTATTAGATTTAGGctatgtttggtaaaactaactgaaaaggtagctgaaatttgAAAAGgcagctgaaaactgaaaagctaattgaagcctgaaaaggtaactgataaggtagctgaaaattaggaactgataaggtagctgattatataaaaaagtgtttggcaaactaactgaaaagttaactgattttgatgaaatgacgtaaaatgatatgataattatttaatagtataaataTAAGAGGTAAAAACGTAAAGTCAAaacaaatcaggtacctgaaatctcaaatgctaatCTAGGGCTCCGTTTGGCACaacacttcaggtagcttatttgaccaaagtagcttatttgaccaaaatttcagctacctgatttttttgtaaggctccgtttggcaaggcatttcaggtacctgatttggtcaaagtagcttatttgaccaaaatttcaggtaccttatttttctgtaagcgtttggcaagtagcttatttgaccaaataagc contains:
- the LOC141586918 gene encoding putative choline kinase 1 isoform X2 → MAIKTNGFLNGSLPEELMQILVTLASTWEDVENPTEIQVKALSGAMTNQVFQIIWLTEKTDLHRKVLVRIYGDGVDIFFNRDDEIRTFECLSHHGQGPRLLGRFPDGRVEEFIHARTLSAEDLRDPEISALIASKMKEFHSLNMPGAKTAVLWSRLRRWLRKAKNLCSETDIKVFGLDRLDDEIQEIEKELTLDDQEIGFCHNDLQYGNIMMDEETKAITLIDYEYSSYNPVAYDLANHFCEMAANYHSDTPHILDYSKYPDQEERGRFIYAYLSSSEEPSGSEVEDFLQLVEKYSLANHLFWGLWGIISAYVNKIDFDYKEYARQRFQQYWLRKRQLLGPSLLPLDDAETA
- the LOC141586917 gene encoding large ribosomal subunit protein P3z-like, which gives rise to MGVYTFICKKSGSAWSAKQHDGDLECSGDSEHSLQNQLLQTALKTGDSGSVQSSFSYITPSSAVAQVIIGGAVAASFVGGGGGGAAAPSGGAAAAEAPKEEKKAEKEESEDEDMGFSLFD
- the LOC141586918 gene encoding putative choline kinase 1 isoform X1, producing MAIKTNGFLNGSLPEELMQILVTLASTWEDVENPTEIQVKALSGAMTNQVFQIIWLTEKTDLHRKVLVRIYGDGVDIFFNRDDEIRTFECLSHHGQGPRLLGRFPDGRVEEFIHARTLSAEDLRDPEISALIASKMKEFHSLNMPGAKTAVLWSRLRRWLRKAKNLCSETDIKVFGLDRLDDEIQEIEKELTLDDQEIGFCHNDLQYGNIMMDEETKAITLIDYEYSSYNPVAYDLANHFCEMAANYHSDTPHILDYSKYPDQEERGRFIYAYLSSSGEEPSGSEVEDFLQLVEKYSLANHLFWGLWGIISAYVNKIDFDYKEYARQRFQQYWLRKRQLLGPSLLPLDDAETA